A stretch of DNA from Verrucomicrobiota bacterium:
CAAATCACTTTCAATCACTGGCAACAGTGAGATGCCGTCGTACGGTCGCAGGTCCATTTCGGGTATTCGGAATCCAAGCACGTCCAGAATAGTTGGAAAGTAATCACTGGTGACAGCGGGGAAATCTGTAACACGACGGGAGACCCTGGCAGGCCACTCCAGAATCCCTGCCACACGAACACCACCTTCGTAGAGGGAACGCTTGCGTCCCCGAAATGGTCCGGCGCTCCCTTGATTGCGACCCTTGGCTTCCGGGTTACCTTCGGGGCCGTTGTCGGCGCAAAACCAGACCATGGTATTGTCGGCGACTCCCCACTCTTTCAGTGAGTTGCGAAGGCGTCCAACCTGTTCATCCAAGGCTGTGACAACTCCATAGAAGTGTTGTTTGCCTTCTTCTTCATTCGGATACATGGCCAAATACTCAGGCCCTGCAACGACAGGTGTGTGGGGCGCGTGAAACCAGATCACGGTAAAGAAGGGCATGTCGGTCTTCACTTGTTTTTCGATAAATGGAAGTGCCCTGTCCATAATGATACGGCTATCACAACCGACCAATCCTTCTTCGACACCATTCACAACGTTCTTTCCATTCTCCCAGTAGAGTACCCGAGGATCAACGACACCGTCATGCGCGTTAGCCGGATCGTACGGATCCCAGGTTGAAACAGCATACTCAGTGGCAAACCATTCGTCCGAACCGGATGTCCCGGGTGTCGAATAGTTCTCCTCCGGATTGCGTCCTTTCTTACCGGAGTATTCCGGAGTCATCGTACCCAAATGCCATTTGCCAAAATGTCCGGTGGCATAGCCTTGCATTTTCATCACCTCTGCCAAGGCGACTTCCTCGTCCGCCAGGTGTCCTTGATTCGCGGTAGGAATTCCGTAACGCGAAGGATGCCGTCCTGTCAGCACAGATCCACGAGTCGGGCTACAAACCGGTGCCCCAGCATAGAAGCGGTTAAACTTCAAACCGCTAGCGGCCATGTCATCGAGGTTGGGAGTCTTGATAACCGGATGCCCGTTGTAGGCCACGTCGCCCCATCCCAGGTCGTCGGCCATGATGAGGATGATATTCGGACGTGTGGATTCTGGAGATTCAGTGGAGGTAGTCTTAGGGGAAGCACCACAACCAACCAAACAGACGCACAGCAATAGGTAAAGTAGACGAAGCATAATTAACTAAAAGACAAGTTCGACTCCAAATACAACCGTCATTTGAACGAGTAATTAATAAAATCAAAGCTCTCCTCTTCTGTTCCTTTAATCTGATGCCTTAATAGATTTGCCTGCAAACTTCCAAACTGCGGGGACAGTCACGATTTGATTCGCATCAGCTTCGTCATAGGTCTAGCGTATATTTTGTTTGGCTGTGCAGGTCCAGTTTCGCAATCTCTACATCAAAAAACGCTGAAAGAGTAAGACTACAATAAAGATACGAAGTAATCGAAAAAACGAACTTCTTGCCGACCATGCAAACACAACTCAAAGTCAAACTGTCTTTCTTCAATTTCCTGCAATACTTCATCTGGGGCAGCTGGTATGTCAGTATGGGCGCCTACCTTTCGGGAACGCTGAAGTTTGGTGGACAGGAGATCGGCGCGGCCTATGGCGCATTCGCGATTGGTTCAATGATCTCGCCTTTTTTTGTTGGACTCATTGCTGACCGCTATTTCGCCTCGGAGAAAATGCTGGCTGTACTGGCATTGCTCGGAGGCGCGGCACTTTGCTTGTTGCCAAGGTTCGACACCTTTCTCCCATTTTACTCCACGTTGATTATTTACTGTGCCCTTTTTACACCAACACTCGCATTGGGAAACTCTCTCGCTCTCAACCATCTTAAGGACGCTAAGACTGCGTTCCCTCGCGTGAAGCTATGGTCGGCCGTAGGATGGATTGGCGGCGGCGTCACGCTTACGATGCTGAAAGGAGAGCAATCATCGATACAATTCTACCTGGCCGGTTGCGCGTCTATCGCTCTGGCAATCTTTTCGCTTTCACTCCCTCATACGCCGCCACAAAAGACCGGCAAAGATGTCGGCATAGGAGAATTGCTTGGACTGGACGCTCTTTCGCTGATGAAGAAACCGTCTTTCGCTATCTTCATTTCCTGTATGTTCCTGATCTGTATTCCCCTCTATTTCTACTTCGTGATGATGGGGATTTACCTCACTGAAATCGGATGGACAAGAATAGCCGGTAAGATGTCTCTCGCACAGGTTTCGGACGTCATCTTCATGTTGATGCTGCCTATCATGCTGAAAAGGCTGGGCTATAAGAAAACCATTTTTCTCGGAATTCTCGCATGGTGCGCCCGCTACTTCTTCCTCGCCGGGAGCGTCAGTTTGGCCGCGATGAGCGCGCCCCTTATCTTTGTCGCTATCCTGCTGCACGGAGTCTGCTACGATTTTCTGTTCATCGCTGGGCAGCTCTACGTCGATGACCAGGCCAATCCACGGATCCGCGCCGCCTGTCAGGGATTCATCGCCTTTATCTTATGGGGCGTCGGCGCATTTGTTGGCACCATGATTGCGGGTAAGGTTCTGGCGATGTATGAGATTACAAATTCCGCAGGTGCCATAGTCCATGACTGGGCAAAGATCTGGCAGGTCCCAGCCTTTCTGTCTGTGGCCGTGCTGCTTGTTTTTGCGATATTTTTCCGCGAACCGCCACGAAAGGCGGAACTGTAAAAATACCATTATCGAGTTGAAAATCTTTTCAAAGAAAGGGTCCGTTTCACTTCAAGTGTTTATCAAAAAACGCGATGGCTCGCGCAGACAACATTTCGGGACTCTCATCCGCATTACGAAATCCATGGCCACCGTTTTTCACTTTGTATAATTGAGACTCTACACCCACCTTTTGCAGGGCACGATAGAGCAGCTCGCTTTGATTGTAGATCACGGACTCATCCTTATCCCCGTGCATAAGTAGCATAGGAGGATCAGAGGGTGATACGTAGGTAATGGGATTCGCACGCTGGGTTTTCTCAGGATGATCCTGAATGGAACCGCCAATAAATAGTGATTCAGGTGAATCGGCTGCGTCATGATCAATGCCACCGGTCACGTCGTTCATGCGCAGAAAGTCAGTGGGACCAAACCAGTTGCAAACAGCCTGAACCGTAGGTGAAGCCATTTTGGTTACAGAGTGCGTATCAAAGATAAGCACATCATTGGTGGTGCCCAACAAAGCTACAAGATGACCTCCAGCCGAGGAGCCCCATACTCCAAAACTATCAGGATCGAGTCCTAGCTTCGGAGCTTTCCAACGCAAGTAACTGATCGCGGCTTTACAGTCTTCAATCGCCGCCGGGAAGATCGCCTCGCCGCTCAAGCGATACTCCACCGAAGCCACCGCGTAACCGTGTTTCAACGCATCCGCACATTGATTAATTCCGTTCTTGCTTCCGCCTCTCCATCCACCCCCGTGAATCCAGATGATCAAGGGTAACGGTTTGGTTGCTCCGGGAGGGATATATAAATCCAGAGGCAATTCACGATCCCCCACCTTTTGGTAGATAATATCTTTCGTAACTTTCGTGCCTGCGGGTAGCTGAGGTCCGCGATTCTGTTGAGCAAAAACGAGAAAAGGAAATAGAAGAAAAACAAGGGCAATAGTTTTCATGGGGATTATGTTGAAGAGAAGTTTTCCGGATCCAATGCCAGCTTAGGCATTTTATTAAGTAGAGCTTTATCCGTTGTAATTAATTTAGTGTCCAGCTTCATGGCAAGGCTTGCGAATTCAGCGTCGCAGGCTGAAATCGACAATCGTTTTGAAACTTCCAAAATGGATGGAGATGCCACCGAATATTCCCGATCAAACAGCAGGCTCTCAGCCTGTTGCATTCTGGCAACGGCTCCCTCCAATGACATGGCGGCATGCCGCATATGGGTTGATAATACATTGCGAAACTCTGACCTCCAAAGAAATGGAACACACCATTCCGGATCTGCAAGTAGTACCTTTCGGCAGTCTTCTGTCCTGATTCCCTCAATTAAGAGGTAAGCGATTATGTTTGTATCGACAACTATCACGGTCTGCCTTCGGAGAGCGCCTTTTCCAACAATTTAGTGTCAAGCCGAACAGAGTCGGACACTCTGATTTTGTCGACGGATTGTAATACCTTGGTGACATCAATCTGAGGTACAGCCACCACAGACTGCAAGCAGGACACCACCTCCCCATTCAACGAACGTCCGTTGCGCAATGCTCTTTCCTTCAGAGCACCATGCACAGAATCCGGAATGTTTTTAATAGTAATTGTAGCCATACATAAATTCCATATTGGTTGCATTATGATTGTCAAATGGTTAAAGCCCCAGACAATTATTCCATGCTTAAATGGCTTACCCATTCGCTCCTTATTTTTACCTGCGCCGCATCTTCCGTTTGCGAAGCACAGGATTCGTTTTCAAAGGCCGTCAATACATTTGGAATCGAATTGCTAAGCAAACACTTCGATAATTCACAAGATACATCGAATTTCGTGATTTCCCCCTACTCCATTCAGACTGCATTTTTAATGGCTTACTTGGGAGCGGTTGGCGATACCAGGGACGAAATTAGGAAGGCATTGCATTACCCGAAGAATGACGAAGATCTTTTGTTAAACGTTTCTCGAATAAACGAGGACCTCAACAGGATTCAAACGGAATTCCAAGATTTTGATAAGGAGGAAGGTCTGCATCCTGCCATTGCTCTAAACGTCGCAAATAAACTCTATATTCAGCGACAATTTGTCCTTAACAAAATCTATTTGGAAAGCCTGAATCAGCTACCAGCTTCGGAAATTGGTAAGCTGGATTTTGAAGGCAACCCGGACGCGGCGAGAACCGAAATGAACAAGTGGGTTTCCGAATGTACCAAAGGCAGGATAGAAGAATTGATATCAGACGGCAGCATCGGAACAGATACCCGAGCTTGTTTAATCAATACACTTTATCTCAAGGCGGCCTGGGAATCTGCATTTGATGAAGACCTAACCAAAGCTGAAAACTTTTGGATTAACGGGGTTGAAAGGAAGAACGTTCAAACGATGGTTCAGAAGCAGCATTTTGGATACCGGAAAATCCGACAGGGAACAGCCATCTCTATTCCTTACACGGGCGGGGAACTTCAATTTTTAGCTTTAATACCGGATAAGAAAAACGGCTTATCCGACATCAGAAAATCCCTTAATCCAACCCTGCTTGATTCTTGCAGAAAGCTGACTACCCAACGGGAGATCGAACTTCATTTTCCAAAATTAATTCTCAAACCGTCTTCTCTGGATCTCGGGCAAATACTTCAAAGGATGGGTATTCAAAAAGCCTTTGATATTCCAAGAAACAGCGCCGACTTCAGCGGAATGATAACCATCTCTCCAAGCGAGTATTTCTACTTGGGAAAGGTGATACATCAAACATGGCTTGAGGTAGATGAGCTAGGAACCGAAGCCGCTGCGACCACGGGCATAGAAATGTTACTTGCATTTGGAATTGAGAAAAAACCGGAACCGCTGATCGTCCACATTGATAGACCATTCATTTTTGCCATTCAGCATATTCAATCGGGAATCTGTTTGTTCCTTGGATACGTAAACCATCCGGAAGAAATCGGATTATAATTAAAGACAGGGGGTGTGACTGTTTTTCACTTCGTTGTCGGTCAAGACCTCGGTACAATTAATACCTGAAACGAAAGGATGGCTATAGTATAGGAGCAAATTTGTTCGCCACTCGTAAATCAAAAACCTTCAGGTCGCGACTAAAGTTGCTCCTGCTTATTCTGGCTGCTGCCGGTTTGGATGATTTTCTCGCGCATATTGAGCAAGCGCAGGCAAAAGCGGTTTATAAAAAATGATACGAACAAGATTGTCCCGGTAGTTGCTCCACCCGCTGCTCAAGTTTAGCGGAAGGGGTAATCTTTCCTTTCCCAACTATCAAAAGCATTATTCCCCCAGCGTAGGGCTCGATGCTTGCATCAGTGCCTTGTCCGGCAAGGTTATGGATCACGGAGGCCAAGTTGCAAGCAACTAGCCCTACAGCGAAATTTAATCTCATCCCGTATTATTAAATCATACCTAGGAGGAAACAGCTGCAGTATCCGTTTAAGAATAGAAAGTCCCAGGAATAGGCGAATCCTCAATACAATCTAACCTTGCCCAAGGGGTTTCTCAAAATAGTTTGGTTTCAGATGAAACTCATTCTGATTCCCCTGGCTGTTATATTTCTCTGGTGTGGTGCGCAGGCTCAGGCCGACAAACCCGCATTCAAAAACCTCGATGTCTTCGAATTGGAATACGCGGATGATCCACAGATTTCACCGGATGGGAAATCCATCGTCTATGTGAGACGCGGCATGGATATCATGACCGATAGAGCCTACGGTCGTTTATGGATGCTGAACTCGGATGGAACCGATCATCGTAAGCTTACCGCCAGAGAGGTCAATGAATCCAACCCCAGGTGGTCGCCCAGCGGAGACAGGATCGCGTTTGTCAGCTCAAGTGAGAACGGTAGTGAAATTTACGTGCTTTGGGCGGACACTCAGCAATTGGCGAAGATAACGGAACTGGATGGATCACCTTCCGGGCTAAGCTGGTCACCGGATGGAACTCATATAGCCTTTTCACTCAAGGTGGACGGAAAAAAGGACGAACTGGTGAAACCGCCCAAGAAACCGAAAGATGCGAAATGGGCAGAGGCACCAAGAGTGACGACCCTCCTGAAGCATGAGCGCGATGGCTCCGGCTACATCTCTCCTGGGTTCAGCCATTTCTTTGTTGTGCCCGCCGATGGGTCGACTGCTCGCCAAGTTAGCTCGGGCGACTATCATCATAGCGGAACTCCTCAATGGTCACCCGATGGCAGGTCCTTGGTCTTCTCGGGCAATCGGACCGAGAACTGGGAATTTGAATTTCGAAACTCAGAAATCTACAAACTCGATCTTGAGACTGGCTCGATCGAAGTCTTGACCGATAGAAATGGCCCTGACCACAGCCCAACTATTTCACCGAATGGGAAGCAGGTCGCTTACCTGGGATTCGAAGATAAGATACAAACTTATCAGATTGATCGTTTATTTTTAATGGACCTGGACGGCTCCAACAAACGAGAGATCGATCTCAATCTTGATCGCAGTATTTCCAATCCTTCCTGGGCCAAAGATGGCAACGGTATCTACTTCCAATACGATAACCATGGTAACACAAAGATAGGTTATGTAAGTCTCGGTGGTAAGGTAGAAAAAATTGCCGATAACTTGGGAGGAACAGGAATTGGGCGACCCTATGGAGGCGGCTCCTTTACACTCTCCGAAGATGACGTAATAACTTACACTTTTTGCACACCCTACCACCCAGCCGATGTGGCTGTGATTTCAAATACCGAGGTGAGTGTTCTCACACACCTAAATGCCGACCTGCTCGATCACCGGGAGCTGGGCGAGTTTGAAGAAGTCTGGTATACCTCCACCTTCGACCAACGAGCACTCCAAGGATGGATCGTAAAACCACCTAAGTTCGAACCAGCGAACAGGTATCCACTCATGGTGGAAATCCATGGGGGGCCGGTTTCGAACTACGGAGATCGATTTTCTGCAGAGATGCAATTGGCCGCTTCTGCTGGCTATGTAGTCTTCTACCCAAACTTTCGGGGCAGCACCGGCTATGGCGAGGAGTTTGGAAACTTGCTCTACAACAATTATCCGGGTGACGACTATCAGGACATCATGGACGGCGTGGACGTCATGATTGCGAAGGACTACATCGATGAAGATCAATTGTTCGTGACCGGTGGCAGTGCCGGAGGAATCATGTCGGCCTGGATTATTGGAAAGAACCATCGCTTCAGGGCTGCGTCGGTAGTGAAGCCAGTTATGAACTGGATCAGCAAGACGCTCACCGCTGACAATTACTACGGCTACGCCAACTATCGAATCCCCGGACAGCCCTGGGAAAACTTTGAGGACTACTGGAAATTCTCGCCGATTTCGTTAGTGGGAAATGTGGAAACACCCACTCTCGTCATGGTCGGCATGGAAGATCTTCGAACTCCCATCTCCGAAGCCAAACAACTTTATCATGCCTTAAAACTTCGAAAGATCCCAACAGCGTTTGTCGAGATCCCCGGTTCCTATCACAATATCGCTAATCGACCCAGCCAGCTTATAACCAAAGTTGAACATACCCTGGCGTGGTTTGAGAAGTACAGGAAAGAATAGTAGTCCTGAAAACCGCTGGTCCAAATCTTAACCGCAGCCATCAAACAAGGATGACGAGCCGCAGAGACAGTCTAATTTCAACCGAAGAAATCAATGCGATATTAACGGATAGGATAGACGGAGCAAAGAAGAGCACAGGAATGGTTATCGGCCTTATAGAAGGTTATAAGACCCGGATAATAAGTCTTGGCAATATAAGTAAAGAATCAAATCAACCTGTGAATGGTGATACGATTTTCGAAATAGGTTCTGTCTCCAAGCTATTCACGGCGGTTCTGTTGGCTGATATGCATCTCAAAAGTGAGATAAAACTATCAGACCCAATATCGTCATTTCTTCCTGAGGGAGTGAGAGTGCCAACCTACGAAGGCAGGGAAATCGACCTCCTCAGTTTGGTTTCTCATCGCTCCGGACTTCCTCGCATGCCTAGCAACTTGAATCCTAAAGAGCTTACTCAACCTTTGGCGGATTACTCTCATACCGATTTATACGAATTTCTTTCCGGGTATCAGCTAGACCGTCCCATTGGAGAAACCTATGAGTACTCGAATATCGGCTATGCGTTATTAGGACACCTGCTCGAACGAAGAACAGGACTCAACTATGCCACGTTGATCCATTCTAGAGTATGCGAACCGTTAAAGATGACCAGCACGAGTGCCAAACTTGAACCCATGCTAAATAGCCGATTAGCTGTCGGCCACGGCCAACAGATGGAAGCCGTTCCGCCATGTCAGTTTTCTACCTTTGAAAGTGCGGGTTCAATTCGATCATCAGCAAATGACATGTTGAGATTCATTTCCGCAAACCTCGAATCTGTTTCATCACCGATGGGGAAAGCTCTGGCTTTAACTCGCGCACTTAAGAATGGCTCTAAAGATGAAGATGGTTTTGGCTGGGTAACTGCGGACAAATTTGACGCACCAATTTACTGGCATAATGGAGGAACCAACGGGTTCCATAGCTTTGTCGGCTTTCGAGAAGATAATCAAACTGGAGTTGTTGTTCTATCCAATTCAGTGAGTTTCATCGACGATATAGGCCTTCATATTCTTGAAAGGCAGTATCCATTAGCAAAAAGGAGAGAGGCCATTCAATTAACCACTCAACTTTTACAGGACTATGTCGGAGAATATCGATTTAAGCCAAAGATTTCTTTCCATGTAAGCTTAGAAGGAGAAGAACTTCTTGCAAATGTAACTGGGCAACCACCCCTACCAATATATCCAGAATCCGAAACTGAGTTCTTTTTCGAATTCGTGGATGCCAGATTGAAGTTCATTCGTGATGAAGCGGGTCAAGTCATCAAAGTTGAACTTCACCAGATGGGAATCGTTCAGGTGGCTGTTAAGTCTTTGCAGGAAGGATAAAATACTATTCATGCAATAATGTTACCCGCCAATATAATAGCATATTAGGTCAATTCAGAGACGATCACACATCCACTCAGTCCGCAAAAATAACTCTGTTGTTTGAAACAGGCTCATTTGAGGAGAACTGGGATAACCAATACAATCTCAGAACTCATTGGTATTTAAACTCCCGCTTTTTCACGATTATATTGAAGAAAATATGCTTCCGAAAATCAGTAATCCTTCCCTTCCCAACTATCGAATACGGACGCTTGCCACTGCTCCAGTTCAGAAAGCATCCGCTTGACTCGAGCTGATTCTTTCTTTGAAAGATCGTTGGACTCCATCGGATCGTTCAACAGGTTGTACAGTTCTACGGTTACTTTATCCGCCTTTTGAATACGGTGCAGCTTCCAGGGCCAATCGTTCCAGGCGGCGTGACCTTGGTAATCGCCTCTTTCCAATTCAGGAAACTCCTCAACATTTTTAAGTAGTCGCTCCGGATGTGGATTGGGGAGCCCTTGTTGCTGGGCTTCCATCAATGCCTTAATGGTTCGGTCGCTCCAGGTGCCTTGTCCGACAGTGTGTAAATGCCAGAAGCCCATTGGAGGCCGCTGAGTTCGCCGGCCAGCAATAATGCTCGAAAGGTCTATTCCATCGAGCCGTGGTTGATGCGCCACTTTGCCATTAGCAATCGAAAGCAAGGTTGGGTAAATGTCGGTGGCACAGGACGGAGTTTCAATCGTTCCCGGCTCCAGCTTACTCGGCCATTCGATGATCGCAGGAACGCGAAGTCCACCTTCGTAGATGCTTCCTTTTTTCTCACGACCGCCGGACGAAGCTTCGACGAGACCTCCGTTGTCACTACAGTACCAGACCAGGGTGTTGTCAGCGATACCCATATCTCCTAGGCTTCGACGTAGCCTGCCCATTTGTTGATCAAGCAATGTGATTTCAAGAAAATAACCGCGACTCTCTTCACCCTTATAAAGATCCTCCCCTCCCGGAAAGTCGACCGGAGTTTCTTCGTGAGGACTATGCGGTGAAGGAAACCAGGTAACGGTGAACATCGGCTTCTCGCCGTCCTTGTGCTTTTTAAGAAACTCGATCGTGGCATCCATACTGATGATGGAACCCTGACCTTTCGGGTTTTCGTAAACGCCGTTTCGACTAAGATAAGGATCACGATCAAAGAAGTTTAACCCTGAAAACCATTCATCGAAGCCCGCACCTCCTGGACTGGTCGGGCTTTCTTTTTGAACCGATCCTATGTGCCACTTTCCAAAGTGCCCGGTCACATAACCGGCATCTCTAAGCACCTCCGCAATAGTCACCTCGTTGGGGCGCATATAGTGCCCATGATTGGGGACATTGGTTCGCATGGGAGTTCGACCCGTCATCACACTGGCACGGGTTGGCGAACAGACAGGAGCACCGGCATAAAATCGATTAAACACCACTCCGGCTTTGGCCATGGCATCCAAGTGGGGCGTTTTAACAAACGGGTGTCCGGTAAAGCCTGCGTCCCCGTATCCCTGATCGTCCGCCATTACTAAAAGAATGTTAGGCCTGGAATCCTGGCCAAACGACATCTCAGATGCGAGCGCCAGGATTAGAAGCGTATAGAGAGAAGTGCGAAGAATCTTCATTTGAAAGAATTCAG
This window harbors:
- a CDS encoding MFS transporter, with amino-acid sequence MQTQLKVKLSFFNFLQYFIWGSWYVSMGAYLSGTLKFGGQEIGAAYGAFAIGSMISPFFVGLIADRYFASEKMLAVLALLGGAALCLLPRFDTFLPFYSTLIIYCALFTPTLALGNSLALNHLKDAKTAFPRVKLWSAVGWIGGGVTLTMLKGEQSSIQFYLAGCASIALAIFSLSLPHTPPQKTGKDVGIGELLGLDALSLMKKPSFAIFISCMFLICIPLYFYFVMMGIYLTEIGWTRIAGKMSLAQVSDVIFMLMLPIMLKRLGYKKTIFLGILAWCARYFFLAGSVSLAAMSAPLIFVAILLHGVCYDFLFIAGQLYVDDQANPRIRAACQGFIAFILWGVGAFVGTMIAGKVLAMYEITNSAGAIVHDWAKIWQVPAFLSVAVLLVFAIFFREPPRKAEL
- a CDS encoding sulfatase-like hydrolase/transferase produces the protein MLRLLYLLLCVCLVGCGASPKTTSTESPESTRPNIILIMADDLGWGDVAYNGHPVIKTPNLDDMAASGLKFNRFYAGAPVCSPTRGSVLTGRHPSRYGIPTANQGHLADEEVALAEVMKMQGYATGHFGKWHLGTMTPEYSGKKGRNPEENYSTPGTSGSDEWFATEYAVSTWDPYDPANAHDGVVDPRVLYWENGKNVVNGVEEGLVGCDSRIIMDRALPFIEKQVKTDMPFFTVIWFHAPHTPVVAGPEYLAMYPNEEEGKQHFYGVVTALDEQVGRLRNSLKEWGVADNTMVWFCADNGPEGNPEAKGRNQGSAGPFRGRKRSLYEGGVRVAGILEWPARVSRRVTDFPAVTSDYFPTILDVLGFRIPEMDLRPYDGISLLPVIESDLKERPRPIGFDGHGLATLNDNRFKLVHNPNEKRLNSDNGTAPMTEWELYDLIADPSETTNIADQHPEVVKKMRSQLIAWQISCEASANGMDY
- a CDS encoding sulfatase-like hydrolase/transferase; this translates as MKILRTSLYTLLILALASEMSFGQDSRPNILLVMADDQGYGDAGFTGHPFVKTPHLDAMAKAGVVFNRFYAGAPVCSPTRASVMTGRTPMRTNVPNHGHYMRPNEVTIAEVLRDAGYVTGHFGKWHIGSVQKESPTSPGGAGFDEWFSGLNFFDRDPYLSRNGVYENPKGQGSIISMDATIEFLKKHKDGEKPMFTVTWFPSPHSPHEETPVDFPGGEDLYKGEESRGYFLEITLLDQQMGRLRRSLGDMGIADNTLVWYCSDNGGLVEASSGGREKKGSIYEGGLRVPAIIEWPSKLEPGTIETPSCATDIYPTLLSIANGKVAHQPRLDGIDLSSIIAGRRTQRPPMGFWHLHTVGQGTWSDRTIKALMEAQQQGLPNPHPERLLKNVEEFPELERGDYQGHAAWNDWPWKLHRIQKADKVTVELYNLLNDPMESNDLSKKESARVKRMLSELEQWQASVFDSWEGKDY
- a CDS encoding serine hydrolase — encoded protein: MTSRRDSLISTEEINAILTDRIDGAKKSTGMVIGLIEGYKTRIISLGNISKESNQPVNGDTIFEIGSVSKLFTAVLLADMHLKSEIKLSDPISSFLPEGVRVPTYEGREIDLLSLVSHRSGLPRMPSNLNPKELTQPLADYSHTDLYEFLSGYQLDRPIGETYEYSNIGYALLGHLLERRTGLNYATLIHSRVCEPLKMTSTSAKLEPMLNSRLAVGHGQQMEAVPPCQFSTFESAGSIRSSANDMLRFISANLESVSSPMGKALALTRALKNGSKDEDGFGWVTADKFDAPIYWHNGGTNGFHSFVGFREDNQTGVVVLSNSVSFIDDIGLHILERQYPLAKRREAIQLTTQLLQDYVGEYRFKPKISFHVSLEGEELLANVTGQPPLPIYPESETEFFFEFVDARLKFIRDEAGQVIKVELHQMGIVQVAVKSLQEG
- a CDS encoding S9 family peptidase produces the protein MKLILIPLAVIFLWCGAQAQADKPAFKNLDVFELEYADDPQISPDGKSIVYVRRGMDIMTDRAYGRLWMLNSDGTDHRKLTAREVNESNPRWSPSGDRIAFVSSSENGSEIYVLWADTQQLAKITELDGSPSGLSWSPDGTHIAFSLKVDGKKDELVKPPKKPKDAKWAEAPRVTTLLKHERDGSGYISPGFSHFFVVPADGSTARQVSSGDYHHSGTPQWSPDGRSLVFSGNRTENWEFEFRNSEIYKLDLETGSIEVLTDRNGPDHSPTISPNGKQVAYLGFEDKIQTYQIDRLFLMDLDGSNKREIDLNLDRSISNPSWAKDGNGIYFQYDNHGNTKIGYVSLGGKVEKIADNLGGTGIGRPYGGGSFTLSEDDVITYTFCTPYHPADVAVISNTEVSVLTHLNADLLDHRELGEFEEVWYTSTFDQRALQGWIVKPPKFEPANRYPLMVEIHGGPVSNYGDRFSAEMQLAASAGYVVFYPNFRGSTGYGEEFGNLLYNNYPGDDYQDIMDGVDVMIAKDYIDEDQLFVTGGSAGGIMSAWIIGKNHRFRAASVVKPVMNWISKTLTADNYYGYANYRIPGQPWENFEDYWKFSPISLVGNVETPTLVMVGMEDLRTPISEAKQLYHALKLRKIPTAFVEIPGSYHNIANRPSQLITKVEHTLAWFEKYRKE
- a CDS encoding plasmid stability protein — translated: MATITIKNIPDSVHGALKERALRNGRSLNGEVVSCLQSVVAVPQIDVTKVLQSVDKIRVSDSVRLDTKLLEKALSEGRP
- a CDS encoding type II toxin-antitoxin system VapC family toxin, yielding MIVVDTNIIAYLLIEGIRTEDCRKVLLADPEWCVPFLWRSEFRNVLSTHMRHAAMSLEGAVARMQQAESLLFDREYSVASPSILEVSKRLSISACDAEFASLAMKLDTKLITTDKALLNKMPKLALDPENFSST
- a CDS encoding serpin family protein: MVKAPDNYSMLKWLTHSLLIFTCAASSVCEAQDSFSKAVNTFGIELLSKHFDNSQDTSNFVISPYSIQTAFLMAYLGAVGDTRDEIRKALHYPKNDEDLLLNVSRINEDLNRIQTEFQDFDKEEGLHPAIALNVANKLYIQRQFVLNKIYLESLNQLPASEIGKLDFEGNPDAARTEMNKWVSECTKGRIEELISDGSIGTDTRACLINTLYLKAAWESAFDEDLTKAENFWINGVERKNVQTMVQKQHFGYRKIRQGTAISIPYTGGELQFLALIPDKKNGLSDIRKSLNPTLLDSCRKLTTQREIELHFPKLILKPSSLDLGQILQRMGIQKAFDIPRNSADFSGMITISPSEYFYLGKVIHQTWLEVDELGTEAAATTGIEMLLAFGIEKKPEPLIVHIDRPFIFAIQHIQSGICLFLGYVNHPEEIGL
- a CDS encoding alpha/beta hydrolase, with translation MKTIALVFLLFPFLVFAQQNRGPQLPAGTKVTKDIIYQKVGDRELPLDLYIPPGATKPLPLIIWIHGGGWRGGSKNGINQCADALKHGYAVASVEYRLSGEAIFPAAIEDCKAAISYLRWKAPKLGLDPDSFGVWGSSAGGHLVALLGTTNDVLIFDTHSVTKMASPTVQAVCNWFGPTDFLRMNDVTGGIDHDAADSPESLFIGGSIQDHPEKTQRANPITYVSPSDPPMLLMHGDKDESVIYNQSELLYRALQKVGVESQLYKVKNGGHGFRNADESPEMLSARAIAFFDKHLK